A genomic window from Maridesulfovibrio sp. includes:
- a CDS encoding efflux RND transporter permease subunit gives MSDNLKPEPKRPVPRTLTEKVILFCLEQKLIVAILLIMVICGGIYTAPFNWKIDGIDRSPVPVDAIPDIGENQQIIFTKWLGRSPQDVEDQISYPLTVALLGVPGVKTVRSYSMFGFSTIYVIFKEDVDFYWSRSRLLEKLNSLPAGTLPAGIKPSLGPDATALGQVYWYTIEGRDPDGNPTGGWDLDELRSTQDWYVRYALLSAEGVSEVASVGGFVKEYQIDVDPDAMRAANVTLSEVYRAVKNSNLDVGARTIEINNAEYVIRGIGFIKKISDIESSVVKVVNDIPIHVRDVARVAEGPALRRGVLDKGGAEVVGGVAVVRYGENPLQVIDNIKSKIKAISPGLPSKILPDGTKSKLTIVPFYDRSNLIHETLGTLNTALTEEILITIIVVLIAVMHLKSSLLISSLLPLAVLMSFMGMRVFKVDANIVALSGIAIAIGTMVDMGIIICENILKKLETAEEGVSRLKLIYDGTTEVGSAVMTAVATTIVSFMPVFAMDGAEGKLFKPLAYTKTFALLSSIIVALTVLPPLAQLLFTARKKFAKGKQSYIRSALYILSGITLSIILKWWVGIFFIYLGIKHFILPFVPAKTHKFIGYAETWVIVGLVASVLTSSWLPLGPEKGMSNNYAFVALIIGSLMLFFELFRYNYARMLGWCLNHKLLFLSLPTFIIALGMSIWLGFGNLTSFLPDTIRTSAPYIKLAHTFPGLGKEFMPDLDEGAFLFMPTTMPHASIGEAHDVLRKQDMMIQSIPEVESAVGKLGRAETPLDPAPISMIETVINYKSEYVVSKSGERLRFKYDPDQKDYFRNVKGDLVPAKDGYPYLVQGYYARDDNGELIPDENGKPFRIWRSALSPELNPKRKSWKGITSPDDIWDEIVKAAKIPGVTSAPKLQPIAARIVMLQSGMRAPMGIKVKGPNLETLEKVALDLERLLKQVGSIQPEAVIADRIVGKPYLEIVIDREAIARYGIMLSQVQDVIEVAVGGKVVTTTVEGRERYPVRVRYMRELRDNIDDLGNILVSTPAGEQIPLSQLAEIKYIRGPQVIKSEDTFLVGYVLFDKKPGFAEVDVVEQTQTFLNSKIKSGELTIPAGVSYEFAGSYENQIRAQKKLAIILPLALMFIVLILYLQFKSLATTLMVFSGIFVAWSGGFLMVWMYGQPWFMHFTVFNTPMRELFQVAPINLSVAIWVGFLALFGIASDDGVIMATYL, from the coding sequence ATGAGTGATAATTTAAAACCTGAACCAAAACGCCCTGTACCCCGCACCTTAACAGAAAAGGTCATACTGTTTTGCCTTGAGCAGAAACTGATTGTTGCCATCCTCTTGATTATGGTCATTTGCGGGGGAATATATACTGCGCCTTTCAACTGGAAAATTGACGGAATAGACAGATCCCCCGTCCCCGTTGATGCAATTCCTGATATCGGTGAGAATCAGCAGATTATTTTCACCAAATGGCTTGGTCGTTCCCCTCAGGATGTGGAAGATCAGATAAGTTATCCGCTGACCGTGGCCCTGCTCGGTGTGCCCGGAGTAAAGACCGTTCGCAGTTACTCCATGTTCGGTTTCTCAACAATTTACGTCATTTTTAAAGAAGATGTAGACTTTTACTGGTCCCGTTCACGGTTGCTCGAAAAGCTTAACAGTCTTCCGGCTGGAACTCTCCCAGCGGGTATAAAACCATCTCTGGGGCCTGATGCAACGGCCTTAGGTCAGGTATATTGGTACACAATTGAAGGACGCGACCCTGACGGCAATCCCACCGGAGGGTGGGACCTTGATGAATTGCGCTCAACACAGGATTGGTATGTCCGCTACGCGCTGCTCTCTGCTGAAGGAGTAAGCGAAGTGGCTTCTGTCGGAGGCTTTGTAAAAGAGTATCAGATTGATGTCGATCCCGATGCAATGAGAGCTGCGAATGTAACTCTTAGCGAAGTATATCGCGCTGTAAAAAATTCCAACCTTGATGTTGGCGCACGTACTATCGAAATTAACAACGCTGAATATGTCATCAGAGGTATCGGGTTCATCAAAAAGATATCTGATATTGAAAGCTCAGTTGTTAAAGTTGTAAATGACATCCCTATTCATGTTCGCGATGTCGCGCGGGTGGCTGAAGGTCCGGCCCTGCGTCGTGGAGTTCTGGATAAAGGCGGTGCAGAAGTTGTCGGCGGAGTTGCAGTTGTCCGCTATGGCGAAAATCCACTGCAGGTAATTGATAATATCAAAAGCAAGATAAAAGCTATTTCACCGGGATTACCCTCAAAGATTCTGCCGGACGGGACAAAAAGTAAACTGACGATTGTTCCTTTTTATGACCGCTCAAACTTGATTCATGAGACCCTCGGCACGCTTAACACAGCCCTGACTGAAGAAATACTGATTACTATCATTGTAGTCCTTATTGCGGTCATGCACCTTAAAAGTTCATTACTTATTTCTTCATTATTGCCTCTTGCCGTACTCATGAGCTTTATGGGTATGAGAGTCTTCAAAGTTGATGCAAACATTGTAGCTCTATCAGGAATTGCAATTGCAATCGGAACCATGGTCGACATGGGGATTATCATCTGTGAAAACATACTGAAAAAGCTCGAAACGGCAGAAGAGGGAGTCAGCCGCCTTAAGCTTATTTACGATGGAACAACAGAAGTCGGCAGCGCAGTAATGACTGCTGTTGCCACTACAATCGTCAGCTTTATGCCTGTATTTGCCATGGACGGAGCCGAAGGAAAACTATTCAAACCATTAGCTTATACGAAAACTTTCGCGTTACTGTCCTCCATCATTGTAGCTTTGACGGTTTTACCGCCTTTAGCTCAACTTCTGTTCACTGCGCGTAAAAAATTTGCCAAGGGGAAGCAATCTTATATTCGTTCGGCCCTCTACATCCTTTCTGGAATTACTCTTTCCATAATACTGAAATGGTGGGTTGGAATTTTCTTTATTTATCTGGGTATAAAGCACTTTATATTGCCATTTGTTCCTGCGAAGACTCATAAATTTATAGGGTATGCAGAAACATGGGTAATTGTAGGTTTGGTCGCCTCCGTTCTTACAAGTTCGTGGCTGCCGCTCGGACCGGAAAAAGGCATGAGCAATAATTATGCTTTTGTAGCCTTAATTATCGGAAGTTTAATGCTCTTTTTCGAATTATTCCGTTACAACTACGCCAGAATGCTTGGATGGTGCCTTAATCATAAATTACTCTTTTTATCTCTGCCAACTTTTATCATTGCGTTGGGAATGTCTATCTGGCTTGGCTTCGGCAATCTTACATCATTCCTACCTGACACAATCAGAACCTCTGCTCCGTACATCAAACTGGCTCACACTTTCCCCGGCTTAGGTAAGGAATTTATGCCGGACCTTGATGAAGGCGCATTTTTGTTCATGCCCACCACTATGCCGCATGCATCCATAGGCGAAGCTCATGATGTTCTGCGTAAACAGGATATGATGATTCAATCTATTCCAGAAGTGGAATCGGCCGTTGGCAAACTCGGAAGAGCAGAAACGCCTCTCGATCCAGCGCCTATTTCCATGATCGAAACTGTCATTAATTATAAATCCGAATATGTTGTTAGTAAATCAGGAGAGAGACTCCGTTTTAAATATGACCCCGATCAAAAAGACTACTTTCGCAATGTCAAAGGTGACCTTGTTCCGGCAAAGGACGGATATCCCTATTTAGTGCAAGGATACTATGCTAGAGACGACAATGGAGAACTTATTCCTGATGAAAATGGTAAACCTTTCAGAATTTGGCGATCTGCCCTTAGTCCAGAGCTGAATCCAAAACGCAAGAGCTGGAAAGGTATAACTTCTCCGGATGATATATGGGATGAAATAGTCAAAGCAGCTAAAATCCCCGGAGTAACTTCCGCGCCGAAACTGCAACCAATAGCCGCAAGAATTGTAATGCTGCAATCCGGCATGCGAGCTCCCATGGGCATCAAAGTTAAAGGCCCAAATCTGGAAACACTGGAAAAAGTAGCTCTTGATCTGGAAAGACTGCTCAAGCAGGTAGGGTCAATACAGCCGGAAGCCGTTATTGCCGACCGCATCGTGGGTAAACCATACCTTGAAATTGTTATCGATCGTGAAGCCATTGCAAGATATGGAATTATGCTTTCACAGGTACAGGATGTTATTGAAGTGGCTGTCGGCGGTAAGGTAGTGACAACGACTGTCGAAGGTCGTGAACGTTATCCTGTCAGGGTTCGCTACATGAGAGAGCTGCGCGATAACATAGATGATCTCGGCAATATTCTTGTAAGCACTCCGGCCGGAGAACAAATCCCGCTCAGCCAACTGGCAGAGATAAAATATATTCGCGGACCGCAGGTCATCAAAAGTGAAGATACATTTCTGGTCGGCTACGTACTGTTCGACAAAAAACCAGGGTTTGCCGAAGTGGATGTAGTTGAGCAGACTCAGACTTTTCTTAATTCTAAAATTAAATCAGGCGAGCTGACTATTCCTGCCGGAGTTTCATACGAATTTGCAGGTAGTTATGAAAATCAGATCAGAGCACAAAAGAAACTTGCTATAATCCTGCCACTGGCACTGATGTTCATAGTACTTATTTTATATTTACAGTTCAAATCCCTAGCAACAACTCTAATGGTCTTTTCAGGCATTTTCGTTGCATGGTCCGGCGGATTTCTTATGGTATGGATGTACGGTCAACCGTGGTTTATGCATTTTACCGTATTTAACACACCCATGCGCGAATTATTTCAGGTAGCTCCCATCAACTTAAGTGTTGCCATTTGGGTCGGTTTTTTAGCTCTATTCGGCATAGCCTCGGACGATGGAGTTATCATGGCAACCTATCTGG
- a CDS encoding efflux RND transporter periplasmic adaptor subunit has product MKKFKDIKSSIIPVIAIVLIAFVAGYWFSGNDSTTAEKQLVDEHAGHGLDAEVTETGEVVWTCSMHPQIQLPKPGKCPICFMDLIPLEKGGKSGDEAISLRQISLTAQARKLAGIETSAVQKRNVSVETRMVGKVDYDETRMGTITAWTGGRIDKLYIDYTGSSVRKGQAMASIYSPELLTAQVELIQSVKAKEALRGSSMQIVKDTAARTEKASREKLRLLGLSKSQIADIIKNGKADEHIILYSPMSGIVLKKDVVEGVYVKTGTPIYTIADLSRVWVFLEAYESDLPWIKMGMQVDFTTEAYPGKSFQGKVTYIDPVVNEKTRTIRIRLEVPNKELKLKPGMFVRAVSQVDKNAVSQLVIPASAPLITGKRAVVYIAVPGKEGVYEGREIVLGPKAGDFYVVKYGLVDGEQVVTNGNFKIDSALQIIAKPSMMNQESGVKTVLDNKGSEHSLPPIFVSKLIHLKKSFDILINSAKADSIDKTRMLYSKFYDSLKAIDSAGLKGDNSLVWKELSMLLTNDAVIGRDAKNALRLKSITDETAKHFKRLDNAFNISNLAKNTGSKVETPETFKIQMGKVYASYSAFTEDLAADNMLLAQTHAELMAAELKKIDHGSLSSEAHKIWMDAFKNINDGIDSIRSAKDIVGVRAGLEPLSYGMIDVVDKLGIKSSQPVYEIFCPMAFDFKGAMWLQSDENIRNPYFGETMLQCGEIKRQLKDKE; this is encoded by the coding sequence ATGAAAAAATTTAAAGACATAAAATCATCAATTATACCGGTCATCGCTATCGTACTGATCGCATTCGTGGCCGGATACTGGTTTTCCGGAAATGACAGTACAACCGCTGAAAAACAACTTGTAGATGAGCACGCCGGACATGGACTTGATGCCGAAGTAACTGAAACAGGCGAAGTGGTCTGGACCTGTTCCATGCATCCGCAGATTCAGTTGCCGAAACCGGGCAAATGTCCGATTTGTTTTATGGATCTGATCCCGCTTGAAAAAGGCGGCAAATCAGGAGACGAAGCAATCAGCCTTAGACAGATAAGTTTGACAGCTCAGGCACGTAAACTTGCCGGAATCGAGACCAGTGCTGTTCAAAAAAGAAATGTCAGTGTTGAAACCCGCATGGTGGGAAAGGTTGATTATGATGAAACCCGCATGGGAACCATTACGGCATGGACCGGAGGACGGATAGATAAACTTTACATAGATTACACTGGAAGTTCAGTCCGTAAAGGACAAGCCATGGCTTCCATATACAGTCCCGAACTTCTTACCGCGCAAGTTGAACTTATCCAGTCTGTAAAAGCAAAAGAAGCATTACGCGGAAGTTCTATGCAGATCGTAAAAGACACTGCTGCGCGCACTGAAAAAGCTTCCCGTGAAAAACTCCGCCTACTCGGTCTTTCCAAATCTCAAATTGCAGATATCATAAAAAACGGCAAAGCGGACGAACACATTATACTTTATTCTCCAATGAGCGGCATTGTTCTGAAAAAAGACGTAGTTGAAGGAGTTTATGTTAAGACAGGAACTCCCATTTACACCATTGCCGACCTCTCAAGAGTCTGGGTCTTTCTTGAAGCGTATGAATCAGACCTGCCATGGATTAAAATGGGAATGCAGGTTGATTTCACGACCGAAGCATACCCCGGCAAATCATTTCAAGGAAAAGTCACTTACATAGATCCGGTTGTTAATGAAAAAACCAGAACGATCAGAATCCGTCTTGAAGTTCCGAACAAGGAATTGAAACTTAAACCCGGCATGTTTGTGCGCGCTGTCAGTCAGGTTGATAAAAATGCAGTATCTCAGCTTGTTATCCCGGCATCAGCTCCGCTCATTACCGGAAAACGTGCTGTAGTCTATATTGCTGTACCCGGCAAAGAAGGAGTTTACGAAGGACGGGAAATAGTACTCGGCCCCAAAGCCGGGGACTTCTACGTGGTAAAATATGGTCTGGTAGATGGTGAGCAAGTTGTTACAAATGGAAATTTCAAAATAGACAGTGCCCTGCAGATTATAGCTAAGCCAAGCATGATGAATCAGGAAAGCGGCGTAAAAACAGTCCTAGACAACAAAGGATCTGAACACTCGCTGCCTCCTATCTTCGTTTCTAAATTAATACACCTGAAAAAAAGTTTTGATATTCTGATTAATTCAGCCAAGGCTGACTCTATCGACAAAACCCGCATGCTCTATTCCAAGTTTTATGACAGCCTTAAAGCTATAGACAGTGCAGGACTCAAAGGAGACAACTCACTTGTCTGGAAAGAGTTATCCATGCTTCTTACTAATGACGCTGTAATTGGTCGCGATGCAAAGAATGCTCTTAGGCTGAAATCAATTACAGATGAAACGGCAAAACATTTTAAACGACTTGATAATGCTTTTAACATATCAAACCTTGCCAAAAACACTGGAAGCAAAGTTGAAACCCCTGAAACTTTCAAAATTCAAATGGGGAAAGTATATGCTTCATACTCAGCTTTCACAGAAGATCTTGCGGCAGATAATATGCTCTTGGCGCAAACACACGCAGAGCTGATGGCTGCAGAGCTAAAGAAAATAGATCATGGATCTCTCAGCAGTGAAGCTCATAAAATCTGGATGGACGCCTTCAAAAATATCAATGACGGGATTGATTCCATACGCAGTGCAAAGGATATCGTGGGAGTGCGCGCCGGACTGGAGCCTCTTTCATACGGCATGATCGACGTTGTGGACAAACTCGGCATCAAATCATCTCAACCTGTCTACGAAATATTCTGCCCTATGGCTTTTGATTTTAAAGGAGCCATGTGGCTGCAAAGCGACGAAAACATTCGAAATCCCTACTTTGGAGAAACCATGCTCCAGTGCGGTGAAATTAAGCGTCAGCTCAAAGATAAGGAATAG
- a CDS encoding TolC family protein, giving the protein MSKFFKCTTLLIIAVLILLPSTGSAQNSSSNGMAEYKTEHAEIKDLTEYLIEAARNNDDLYAAFYSWKAALQRETSVSSLPDPRFSFAWFIQPVETRTGPQEFKYGLSQTLPWFGKLNLKGEQALRDADIKKAKFDALKLKIFYKVKTNYYDYAYLAQAIRITRENIELMKYLESVASSKYATSSGKYDGLIKTQVELGKLEDRLRSLEERKRPTVAKLLAAMNRPDGQSLPLPAFIPIMKIEADPHQLKKDFKEANPSLMALTHKINKEKLSVELAEKDYFPDFSFGVEYIQTGKSRSPNVTNENKDPVVAGMSINLPIWFDKQEAQLVEAQQKVKSASREKTGLERNLSADLELEIYRYEDAIRKVNLYRDSLTPKAEQSLAVSIEGFQSGTASSADLIDAERTLIEFQLVYYQSLAEQAKRVAAIEYLVGHEIPCTIHGSMLPHTAISPPVK; this is encoded by the coding sequence GTGTCTAAATTTTTTAAATGTACCACACTTTTAATCATAGCAGTGCTTATCCTATTGCCAAGTACAGGAAGTGCCCAGAACAGCTCAAGTAACGGCATGGCTGAGTACAAAACCGAACACGCTGAAATAAAAGATCTTACAGAATATCTGATTGAAGCTGCACGCAATAATGACGACCTCTATGCGGCATTCTACAGCTGGAAAGCCGCCTTACAACGCGAAACAAGTGTTTCAAGCCTACCGGACCCTAGATTCAGTTTTGCATGGTTTATTCAGCCGGTGGAGACCCGGACTGGACCACAGGAATTTAAATATGGATTAAGTCAGACTCTTCCATGGTTCGGCAAACTGAATCTTAAAGGTGAACAGGCCTTGCGTGATGCAGATATTAAAAAAGCAAAATTTGATGCCCTTAAACTCAAGATATTCTACAAAGTTAAAACTAATTACTACGACTACGCCTACCTTGCACAGGCAATCCGCATCACTCGTGAAAATATTGAGCTTATGAAATATCTCGAATCCGTTGCCAGCTCCAAATACGCCACCAGCTCGGGTAAGTATGACGGGCTCATAAAAACCCAAGTAGAACTCGGTAAACTTGAGGATAGACTCCGCTCTCTGGAAGAACGCAAAAGACCTACAGTTGCGAAATTGCTTGCCGCCATGAACAGGCCGGATGGACAATCTTTACCCCTGCCTGCTTTTATCCCGATCATGAAGATAGAAGCCGACCCACATCAGCTTAAAAAAGATTTCAAGGAAGCCAATCCTAGTCTGATGGCTCTTACCCATAAAATTAATAAAGAAAAACTTTCTGTAGAACTGGCTGAAAAAGACTACTTTCCTGACTTTTCCTTCGGAGTTGAATATATCCAAACAGGTAAATCCAGATCTCCCAATGTTACCAACGAAAATAAAGATCCTGTTGTTGCCGGGATGTCTATAAACCTTCCTATCTGGTTCGATAAACAAGAAGCTCAGCTTGTTGAGGCTCAGCAGAAAGTTAAGTCAGCCAGCCGCGAAAAAACAGGGCTTGAACGCAATCTATCTGCCGACCTTGAGCTGGAAATCTATCGTTACGAAGATGCTATCCGCAAAGTGAACCTTTACAGAGACTCGCTTACTCCCAAAGCAGAACAGTCACTTGCTGTTTCCATTGAAGGTTTTCAATCCGGAACAGCTTCATCCGCCGACCTGATTGATGCAGAAAGAACCCTTATCGAATTTCAACTTGTCTATTATCAATCGCTGGCAGAACAGGCCAAAAGGGTTGCCGCCATTGAATACCTAGTCGGTCATGAAATACCATGCACAATTCATGGCTCTATGCTGCCCCATACAGCGATATCCCCACCTGTAAAATAA
- a CDS encoding SpoIIE family protein phosphatase, which yields MKIRFKLLLLLLLVSIVPLVAVQTGVLESLHSLSGEIGGEVRSELVNKSSVELKRLVEDHARVLSKERKIVELRLQQLSAELTAWIEEGDMFVLPEILVDSTDHDTESDYERLQQKYGQHNFVMHGRREIDFNYVGYGSGYLGTADRIIQQRSTDAIFPLFKTIEQRNPNLTLWIKADFISGESLTYPARSTGMSMGQMMNESQPQTASILQENLLPTWSLPKKDPLTGRTVLTASLAIVVQGETVGSVSIDVPLDTLLSGNNHLNMFSHNIDSLLIKPQLNDNGTGVVEVVAKEVSGTNLKTMMHMWEPSTAEVMLSSSDSVLFSKFKELLKEGKSGVVSMPYKGRDSIWAFSAPDKRGISLVLILLYDDVVKPAENAKKFVTSVISQQYRSTFLVLVAVVLLVSILAFMLSHRFTKNILILAKGVKRIASGDFAAKVEISNADEVGELADNFNKMVPSLQEHIEIKSALDVAMEVQTNLLPQSSPHISGYDIYGESKYCDELGGDYFDYIKSYVDQENIRFTVGDVSGHGVPAAMLMGSIRGYVRARSLSSGTLGEVLADVNKLVAEDTCKTAQFMTMVMVELDPLKNELRWVRAGHDPALIFDHTQEEFIQLEGNGIALGAVAEATYSESCCFDLNAGQILILGTDGIWEASNSDGEFFGKERLWKVINSAKDLSAETLVETIFDAVHEFTGRNKQEDDLTVVVVKRNN from the coding sequence ATGAAGATTAGATTTAAACTGCTTTTACTCTTGTTACTTGTTTCAATTGTACCCCTTGTTGCCGTGCAGACCGGGGTGCTTGAATCGTTGCATTCTCTTTCTGGGGAGATCGGCGGAGAAGTTCGTAGTGAGCTTGTAAACAAAAGCAGTGTTGAATTAAAAAGATTGGTGGAAGATCATGCGAGGGTTCTCTCAAAAGAACGTAAAATTGTTGAGTTGAGGTTGCAACAGCTCTCTGCCGAACTGACCGCATGGATTGAAGAAGGGGACATGTTTGTTCTGCCAGAGATACTTGTAGATTCTACAGATCATGACACCGAGAGTGACTATGAGCGGCTTCAGCAAAAATATGGGCAGCATAATTTTGTTATGCACGGGAGACGGGAGATCGACTTCAATTATGTCGGTTATGGTTCCGGATATCTTGGAACAGCGGATAGAATTATACAGCAGAGATCAACTGATGCGATATTTCCTCTTTTTAAAACAATTGAACAAAGAAATCCTAACCTGACTTTATGGATTAAAGCAGATTTTATTTCAGGAGAATCACTTACCTATCCGGCACGTTCAACAGGTATGTCTATGGGGCAGATGATGAATGAATCACAGCCTCAGACGGCTTCTATTCTTCAGGAAAATTTGCTCCCAACTTGGTCACTTCCTAAAAAAGATCCCCTGACAGGAAGAACAGTCCTTACTGCTTCTTTGGCAATAGTCGTACAGGGAGAGACTGTGGGATCTGTCTCTATTGATGTGCCACTTGATACTCTTTTATCCGGCAATAATCATCTTAATATGTTTTCTCACAATATTGATTCATTGCTAATCAAGCCGCAGCTGAATGATAACGGTACAGGTGTGGTTGAAGTTGTTGCGAAAGAAGTTTCCGGAACTAACCTTAAAACCATGATGCATATGTGGGAGCCTTCAACTGCTGAGGTCATGCTTTCCTCTTCTGATTCTGTATTATTTTCTAAATTTAAAGAGCTTCTTAAAGAAGGAAAGTCCGGTGTTGTAAGCATGCCATATAAAGGGCGTGACAGTATCTGGGCTTTTTCAGCTCCTGATAAACGTGGTATTTCACTGGTTTTAATTCTGCTTTATGATGATGTCGTTAAGCCTGCTGAGAATGCTAAAAAATTCGTAACTTCCGTAATATCACAGCAATATCGTAGTACTTTTTTGGTGCTTGTTGCCGTAGTTCTGCTCGTTTCAATCCTCGCTTTTATGCTGTCTCATCGTTTTACAAAAAACATTTTGATTCTTGCCAAGGGCGTAAAGCGAATTGCATCCGGTGATTTTGCTGCCAAAGTTGAAATTTCAAATGCTGATGAGGTTGGTGAGCTTGCGGATAATTTTAATAAAATGGTTCCCAGTCTTCAGGAGCATATCGAGATTAAAAGCGCTCTTGATGTTGCGATGGAAGTGCAGACAAATCTGTTGCCGCAGAGTTCCCCTCATATTTCAGGATATGATATCTATGGTGAGAGTAAGTATTGCGATGAACTGGGCGGAGATTATTTTGACTACATCAAATCTTATGTAGATCAGGAGAATATCCGTTTTACTGTGGGAGATGTCAGTGGGCACGGGGTTCCAGCGGCAATGCTTATGGGGTCTATCCGGGGTTACGTGCGGGCACGGAGTTTAAGTAGTGGCACTCTCGGGGAGGTTTTAGCAGATGTGAACAAATTGGTGGCGGAGGATACCTGTAAGACAGCTCAATTTATGACCATGGTTATGGTTGAACTTGATCCCTTAAAAAATGAGTTGCGCTGGGTAAGGGCCGGGCATGATCCTGCATTAATATTTGATCATACCCAAGAGGAATTTATTCAACTCGAAGGGAACGGAATTGCTCTTGGAGCTGTAGCAGAGGCCACATATTCCGAGAGTTGCTGTTTTGATTTGAATGCTGGTCAGATTTTAATTCTGGGAACTGACGGGATCTGGGAAGCTTCCAACAGCGATGGAGAATTTTTCGGAAAAGAGCGGCTATGGAAAGTGATAAATTCTGCAAAGGATTTGTCTGCTGAAACTCTTGTAGAAACCATTTTTGATGCTGTGCATGAGTTTACAGGAAGAAATAAACAAGAAGACGATCTCACCGTTGTGGTCGTTAAAAGAAATAATTAA
- a CDS encoding SHOCT domain-containing protein: MYGCSWGSLFGAGHGFMGVGMYGMFWNILIVVLVLFGVMKIIQSFKSKEPSCAYNRDPLDILKEKFSHGQISEDEFRRMREVLLNG, translated from the coding sequence ATGTACGGTTGCAGCTGGGGTAGTCTGTTTGGAGCTGGGCATGGATTCATGGGTGTGGGAATGTATGGTATGTTTTGGAATATTTTGATTGTCGTACTTGTCCTCTTTGGGGTCATGAAAATTATTCAATCCTTTAAGTCAAAAGAACCGTCCTGCGCTTATAATCGTGATCCACTTGATATCCTGAAGGAAAAATTTTCCCATGGCCAAATAAGTGAAGATGAGTTTCGACGTATGCGGGAAGTTCTATTAAACGGATAA
- a CDS encoding site-specific integrase, translating to MAKDKRKWITSAKFSGVRWYQHATRKHGVKFDKCFGLRYAAAGRRFQPTLGWASEGWSEKKAALELSKLKEAYKTGKGDFSLSEKRKKNQKKYLQEQEEIKTKEKESIIFSDFWEQSYWPTQNYKSVGSLGAESALYRNWIFPKIGKVQLLRIKAKDVEKVSSAMFAKGRSVASVNYALAVISQVWNLAKRDGLVAEDSPTKKVKLPKKDNRRTRFLTKDEAIRLFKELKTRSPETHDMAILALYCGLRFGEIASLTWQDIDFENEDIYIRDPKTLVNRKAFFIKPVREMLERRALEPHSNSERLFNTVDGGKLARVSKTYGRIVAEMFNEGIDDSRQKMCFHNLRHTFASWHVQLGTDLYTVKELMGHSNFKMTQRYAHLAPDGLRKAVKVLED from the coding sequence ATGGCGAAGGATAAAAGAAAGTGGATTACTTCAGCAAAATTTTCTGGCGTGCGCTGGTATCAGCATGCAACTCGAAAGCATGGGGTTAAATTTGATAAGTGCTTTGGCCTGCGCTATGCGGCGGCTGGTAGAAGATTTCAGCCAACCCTCGGATGGGCTAGTGAAGGATGGTCTGAAAAGAAAGCAGCACTAGAACTTTCAAAGCTCAAGGAAGCATACAAAACGGGCAAAGGCGACTTCTCACTTTCGGAAAAACGGAAAAAGAACCAGAAGAAATATCTGCAAGAGCAAGAAGAGATAAAAACAAAAGAAAAAGAGTCTATTATCTTCTCTGATTTCTGGGAACAAAGCTACTGGCCAACACAAAACTATAAGTCTGTCGGATCTCTCGGAGCTGAATCAGCTCTTTATAGAAACTGGATATTCCCAAAGATCGGCAAGGTTCAGCTTTTAAGGATCAAAGCTAAAGATGTTGAAAAAGTTTCATCCGCTATGTTTGCAAAAGGTAGAAGTGTAGCATCTGTCAACTATGCTTTAGCCGTGATCTCACAAGTATGGAATCTTGCAAAACGCGATGGACTTGTTGCAGAAGACTCCCCCACTAAAAAAGTGAAACTCCCAAAAAAAGACAATCGGCGTACCCGCTTTTTGACGAAAGATGAAGCAATCAGACTTTTCAAAGAGTTAAAAACAAGATCCCCCGAAACCCACGACATGGCTATTCTAGCTTTATACTGCGGATTACGGTTCGGAGAAATTGCCTCCCTTACATGGCAGGACATCGATTTCGAGAATGAAGATATTTATATCCGAGATCCAAAGACCCTAGTAAACAGGAAGGCTTTTTTCATTAAGCCTGTACGCGAAATGCTAGAACGAAGAGCTTTAGAGCCCCATTCAAATTCAGAGAGGCTATTCAATACAGTTGATGGAGGCAAACTTGCACGAGTTTCTAAAACATATGGCAGGATCGTTGCGGAGATGTTCAACGAGGGCATAGACGACTCAAGACAAAAAATGTGCTTTCATAATCTACGCCATACATTTGCATCGTGGCATGTCCAACTAGGAACTGACTTGTACACTGTAAAAGAGCTTATGGGACATAGTAATTTCAAAATGACTCAACGCTATGCACACCTCGCCCCTGACGGACTTAGGAAGGCTGTTAAGGTTTTGGAGGATTAA
- a CDS encoding rubredoxin: MADPKDMYQCQVSNCGYIYDPDKGEPKTDTAPGTAFADIPDDWKCPHCGATKKSFRPLAGPGSTLAEGA, encoded by the coding sequence ATGGCTGACCCCAAAGATATGTATCAATGTCAAGTAAGCAACTGCGGTTACATTTACGATCCCGATAAAGGCGAACCTAAAACTGACACAGCTCCCGGAACAGCTTTCGCCGATATTCCTGACGACTGGAAGTGTCCACATTGCGGTGCTACTAAAAAATCGTTCCGGCCACTGGCTGGCCCGGGTTCAACTCTTGCCGAAGGCGCTTAG